The Cellulosilyticum sp. I15G10I2 genome has a segment encoding these proteins:
- a CDS encoding phosphoribosylanthranilate isomerase, which yields MTKIKICGLSREADICAVNEYLPDYIGFVFAKSKRQLSINQAKPLKKLLNPKIQAVGVFVNEPIESLISFEKEQVIDMVQLHGDEDEEYIRILKTKIKLPIIKAIRVKDKLDIKQAFAADFVLFDKYVKDVYGGAGESFDWRMIEDVRIPYFLAGGIHLDNIQEALKRAPYAIDISSGVETDGVKDREKIFKIMGIIKEHNNKNQ from the coding sequence ATGACTAAAATTAAAATATGTGGGTTAAGCCGAGAAGCGGATATTTGTGCGGTAAATGAATATCTGCCAGATTATATAGGTTTTGTATTTGCAAAGAGTAAAAGACAGCTTTCTATAAATCAGGCCAAGCCACTTAAGAAGTTATTAAATCCGAAGATTCAAGCGGTGGGGGTATTTGTGAATGAACCTATCGAGAGCTTAATAAGTTTTGAAAAAGAACAAGTCATTGATATGGTACAGCTTCATGGAGATGAAGATGAAGAGTATATCAGAATATTAAAGACTAAGATCAAGCTTCCTATTATAAAAGCCATAAGAGTAAAAGATAAACTAGATATAAAGCAAGCATTTGCAGCAGACTTTGTACTTTTTGATAAGTATGTCAAAGACGTTTATGGCGGGGCTGGAGAAAGCTTTGACTGGCGGATGATAGAAGATGTGAGGATACCGTATTTTTTAGCAGGAGGCATCCATTTAGATAATATTCAAGAAGCCTTAAAGAGAGCGCCTTATGCAATAGATATAAGCAGTGGTGTGGAGACAGATGGTGTTAAAGACAGAGAAAAGATATTTAAAATAATGGGTATTATAAAAGAACACAATAACAAGAATCAGTAA
- a CDS encoding prephenate dehydratase, which translates to MTGEDHYYNIGEKLKLSIENLYKNNEYLLTQIEEGIKEQSKTNPIVGYQGVQGSFGEEATITYFGEGNARFIAHEEFEDIFEALKTGTIDYGVVPIENSSAGEVLEVYDLMIKHNIYIVGEQVIKIEQNLLGLKGASLEGLREVYSKSEALSQSKGFLRAHKHIEEKPYVNTAMASQFVAKSNDMTKAAIGSKRAAKLYGLEVLKENIHFNDSNCTRFIVLAKNMNITEACDKISIVFNTSHTSGALYHILGHFAYNGLNLLKIQSRPLQEKTWHYFFFADLEGNLQDANVLIALGKVQEQSEYFKILGNYKSHDQEG; encoded by the coding sequence ATGACAGGAGAAGATCATTATTATAATATTGGTGAAAAACTTAAGCTATCTATAGAAAACTTATATAAGAATAATGAATACTTGTTAACACAAATAGAAGAAGGCATCAAAGAGCAATCTAAAACAAATCCTATTGTAGGCTATCAGGGAGTTCAAGGGTCTTTTGGAGAAGAAGCCACAATCACTTACTTTGGAGAAGGAAACGCACGCTTTATTGCGCATGAGGAGTTTGAAGATATATTTGAAGCCCTAAAAACAGGAACGATAGATTATGGTGTCGTTCCTATAGAAAATTCCAGTGCAGGTGAAGTACTTGAAGTTTATGATCTTATGATTAAACATAATATTTATATCGTAGGTGAACAGGTTATAAAAATAGAGCAGAATTTACTTGGACTAAAAGGGGCTTCTCTAGAAGGCTTAAGAGAAGTTTATTCTAAATCAGAAGCTTTATCTCAGAGCAAAGGGTTTTTAAGAGCGCATAAACATATTGAGGAAAAACCCTATGTTAATACAGCTATGGCCAGTCAATTTGTGGCCAAATCAAATGATATGACCAAAGCAGCCATAGGAAGTAAAAGAGCTGCTAAGTTATATGGCTTAGAAGTGCTTAAAGAAAATATACATTTTAATGATAGTAATTGTACGAGATTTATTGTACTTGCTAAAAACATGAATATTACAGAAGCGTGTGATAAAATAAGCATAGTATTTAATACTTCCCACACAAGCGGCGCCTTGTATCATATTTTAGGCCACTTTGCATACAATGGACTTAATTTACTCAAAATACAATCAAGGCCGCTGCAAGAAAAAACTTGGCACTACTTTTTCTTTGCGGATTTAGAAGGTAACTTGCAAGATGCCAATGTGCTTATAGCACTTGGAAAAGTTCAAGAGCAAAGTGAGTATTTTAAAATACTAGGTAATTATAAAAGTCATGATCAAGAAGGATAA
- a CDS encoding anthranilate synthase component II: protein MILIIDNYDSFTYNLYQYIGKFNEDIQVFRNDKITIEEIEALGPTHIIISPGPKYPKDAGISIETIRYFSGKIPILGVCLGHQSIGEAYGSKVIKARNILHGKQSAIYVDNTSTLFKGLPSTLIAGRYHSLIVEKESLTDALEVVAEDENGEIMSLKHKEYPVFGVQFHPESILTEDGEIMIKNFLEVSI from the coding sequence ATGATTCTTATAATTGATAACTATGATAGTTTTACTTACAATCTCTATCAATATATAGGGAAGTTTAATGAAGATATTCAAGTATTTAGAAATGATAAAATCACGATTGAAGAAATAGAAGCGCTTGGTCCTACGCATATCATTATTTCACCCGGGCCTAAATATCCAAAGGATGCGGGGATTTCTATAGAAACCATTCGGTACTTTAGCGGGAAAATACCTATTTTAGGCGTTTGTTTAGGGCATCAATCTATAGGGGAAGCTTATGGCAGTAAAGTTATAAAGGCAAGAAATATTTTGCATGGTAAACAAAGCGCTATCTATGTAGATAATACATCAACATTGTTTAAAGGACTGCCTTCAACACTAATAGCTGGCAGATACCATTCACTGATTGTAGAAAAAGAAAGTCTTACAGATGCTCTTGAGGTTGTTGCAGAAGATGAAAATGGCGAAATTATGAGCCTTAAGCATAAGGAATATCCGGTTTTTGGCGTACAGTTTCATCCAGAGTCTATTTTAACTGAGGATGGCGAGATTATGATTAAAAACTTTTTGGAGGTGAGTATCTAG
- the trpC gene encoding indole-3-glycerol phosphate synthase TrpC, giving the protein MILDQIITSRKQDIEKLKAQMSIQDFIKQIEHNSFHKASFKTAIRGRFSNIADGDGGGVFNIIAEVKKASPSKGLICPDFDYIQIARDYEVGGAAAISVLTEPHYFLGANAYLTEIKETVKLPLLRKDFIVDEWQIYEAKAIGADAILLIVAALNQQELKELLRSAYSLDLDVLVETHDEEEVKRALEANAEIIGVNNRNLKTFEVSLEVSERLRELVPKDKVFVAESGIHTKDDMRRLKELGTDAVLIGESIVKSSDRIGKLKELKEV; this is encoded by the coding sequence ATGATACTTGACCAGATTATAACCAGTAGAAAACAGGATATAGAAAAATTAAAAGCACAGATGAGTATACAAGATTTTATAAAGCAAATAGAGCATAATTCATTTCACAAGGCAAGTTTTAAAACAGCTATAAGGGGACGTTTCTCCAATATTGCGGATGGAGATGGGGGAGGGGTATTTAATATTATCGCTGAAGTTAAAAAGGCCTCGCCTTCTAAAGGTCTTATTTGCCCGGATTTTGATTATATTCAGATAGCTCGGGATTATGAAGTGGGTGGGGCGGCAGCTATCTCTGTACTTACGGAGCCTCATTACTTTTTGGGGGCTAATGCATATCTTACCGAGATTAAAGAAACAGTTAAGCTGCCCCTTCTGAGAAAGGATTTTATTGTAGATGAATGGCAGATTTATGAGGCAAAGGCGATAGGAGCAGATGCTATACTCCTTATTGTGGCGGCACTTAATCAACAAGAGTTGAAAGAGCTCCTAAGGTCAGCCTATAGCTTAGACCTTGATGTTTTAGTAGAAACCCATGATGAAGAAGAAGTTAAAAGGGCATTGGAAGCTAATGCAGAGATTATAGGTGTTAATAATAGAAATCTAAAAACCTTTGAAGTAAGCCTTGAGGTATCTGAAAGATTGAGAGAACTTGTGCCAAAAGACAAGGTGTTTGTTGCAGAGAGCGGTATTCATACGAAAGATGATATGAGACGCTTAAAGGAGCTTGGGACAGATGCTGTACTTATTGGAGAAAGTATCGTTAAGTCCTCTGATAGAATAGGAAAATTAAAAGAGCTTAAGGAGGTCTAA
- the aroF gene encoding 3-deoxy-7-phosphoheptulonate synthase, giving the protein MIVVTKHTASEQEISNLVEELKSAYPVEIQKITGSGCTVLGFIGDTSSIDMTQIENDIRVERVMRVTEPFKKANRHFHPDNSIFEIGGRKIGGKDIAIIAGPCSVESEEQIVGIAESVKASGATFLRGGAYKPRSSPYAFQGLEEDGLELLKIAREKTGLPIVSEIMDVRTIEKFIDDVDIIQVGARNMQNFSLLKELGRTRKPVLLKRGLSSTIEEWIMAAEYIMAGGNEQVIFCERGIRTFESYTRNTLDLSAICAIKKLSHLPIIVDPSHATGLKFMVEPMCMAAIAAGADGLIIEVHNNPAKALCDGAQSITPEAFGKVVNKMRKYAAVEERQISEVN; this is encoded by the coding sequence ATGATCGTCGTTACAAAACACACAGCATCAGAACAAGAAATTTCAAATTTGGTAGAGGAATTAAAAAGTGCTTACCCTGTAGAAATACAAAAAATAACAGGCAGTGGGTGTACAGTTCTAGGTTTCATAGGAGATACATCATCTATAGATATGACGCAAATAGAAAATGATATCAGGGTTGAGCGCGTAATGCGAGTGACAGAGCCATTTAAAAAAGCCAATAGACACTTCCACCCAGATAATAGTATTTTCGAAATAGGCGGCAGAAAAATAGGTGGTAAAGACATTGCCATTATAGCGGGACCTTGCTCTGTAGAGAGTGAAGAACAAATTGTAGGGATTGCTGAATCTGTTAAAGCTTCAGGGGCGACCTTTTTAAGAGGAGGAGCTTATAAACCTCGTTCATCACCTTACGCTTTTCAGGGACTAGAGGAGGATGGACTTGAGCTTCTTAAGATAGCTCGGGAAAAAACAGGTCTTCCTATTGTTTCAGAAATTATGGATGTTAGAACTATTGAAAAATTTATAGATGATGTGGATATTATTCAGGTAGGGGCAAGAAATATGCAAAATTTTTCCCTTCTTAAAGAGCTTGGAAGAACAAGAAAACCTGTATTACTAAAAAGAGGGTTATCTTCCACAATCGAAGAATGGATTATGGCAGCTGAGTATATTATGGCTGGTGGTAATGAACAAGTTATTTTTTGTGAAAGGGGCATAAGAACCTTTGAAAGTTATACCCGTAATACTTTAGACTTATCAGCTATTTGTGCCATTAAGAAACTGAGTCATCTTCCGATCATTGTAGATCCAAGTCATGCAACAGGATTAAAATTCATGGTAGAACCTATGTGTATGGCAGCTATAGCTGCGGGGGCTGATGGGCTTATCATAGAAGTACACAATAATCCTGCAAAAGCTTTATGTGATGGGGCTCAATCTATTACACCAGAAGCTTTTGGCAAAGTTGTTAATAAAATGAGGAAATACGCTGCAGTAGAAGAGCGCCAAATCAGTGAGGTGAACTAA
- the trpD gene encoding anthranilate phosphoribosyltransferase, with product MNHYIKKLVEGKNLTIDETKAAMNSIMEGSATEAQIGSFLTAMRMKGETIDEITACAQVMREKCTRLQAQGDIMDVVGTGGDCTNTFNVSTISSIVVAAAGVKVAKHGNRSVSSKCGAADILEALGVKLDITPEQNAKVLEEVGLCFMFAPVYHSSMKHVAKPRRELGIRTVFNILGPLANPAYANLQVLGVYDAKLMEPMANVLRNLGVKRAMVVHGQDGVDEVSLCAPTTVYEIKDGSISNFVLNPEMLGLKPCKQEELVGGEAHENKQITFDILEGKKGAKRDMVLINSAVALYTAYGEKNLQECVEIAAEVIDSGRALAKLEAFVAATQQIGE from the coding sequence GTGAATCATTATATTAAAAAGTTAGTAGAAGGAAAGAACTTAACAATAGACGAAACTAAAGCAGCTATGAATAGTATCATGGAAGGCAGTGCAACAGAAGCTCAGATAGGAAGTTTTTTAACTGCCATGAGAATGAAGGGTGAAACGATAGATGAAATTACTGCCTGTGCGCAGGTTATGAGAGAGAAATGTACGAGGCTACAAGCACAAGGAGACATAATGGATGTTGTAGGAACGGGAGGGGACTGTACTAATACCTTTAACGTATCTACGATTTCGTCAATCGTAGTGGCCGCAGCAGGTGTAAAAGTTGCTAAACATGGTAATAGGTCGGTATCCAGTAAATGCGGGGCTGCGGATATTTTAGAAGCATTAGGTGTTAAACTAGATATTACACCAGAACAAAATGCTAAGGTACTTGAAGAAGTTGGGTTATGTTTTATGTTCGCACCTGTTTATCATAGTTCAATGAAGCATGTTGCAAAACCAAGAAGGGAACTCGGCATCAGAACAGTTTTTAATATACTCGGGCCTTTAGCCAATCCTGCCTATGCGAACCTTCAAGTCTTAGGGGTATATGATGCAAAACTAATGGAGCCTATGGCAAATGTACTTCGTAATTTAGGGGTTAAAAGAGCAATGGTCGTGCATGGTCAAGATGGAGTCGATGAAGTTTCACTATGTGCCCCGACAACAGTTTATGAGATCAAAGATGGCAGCATTAGCAATTTTGTCTTAAATCCAGAAATGCTAGGACTTAAGCCTTGCAAACAAGAAGAACTTGTAGGCGGGGAAGCCCATGAAAACAAGCAAATTACCTTTGATATCTTAGAAGGCAAAAAAGGAGCAAAAAGGGATATGGTGCTTATAAACTCAGCGGTGGCCCTGTATACAGCTTATGGGGAAAAAAACCTTCAGGAATGTGTAGAAATAGCGGCAGAGGTTATAGACAGCGGCCGGGCACTTGCTAAACTTGAAGCGTTTGTTGCTGCAACTCAACAGATTGGGGAATAA
- the trpB gene encoding tryptophan synthase subunit beta gives MGITGRYGEFGGQYIPETLMSAIHELDKAYEKYKNDPDFNEELKALFEEYTGRPSLLYFAKKMTEDLGGAKIYLKREDLNHTGSHKINNVLGQVLLAKKMGKKRIIAETGAGQHGVATATAAALMGLPCEVFMGEEDTIRQALNVFRMELLGAKVTAVKTGTRTLKDAVNAAMQDWTRSVEDTFYCIGSVMGPHPYPEMVRDFQSVIGKEVKKQMQEREGRLPDTLIACVGGGSNAMGLFYDFIGDKQVELIGVEAAGEGVDTKNHAATITKGEVGVFHGMKSYFLQTEGGSIAPVYSISAGLDYPGIGPEHAYLHDTKRARYVPATDKEAVMAFEYLSRIEGIIPAIESSHAVAHAIKIAPTMSKEHIIVINLSGRGDKDVASIARYKGVEISE, from the coding sequence ATGGGTATTACAGGAAGATATGGTGAATTTGGAGGACAATATATCCCAGAGACACTGATGAGTGCCATACATGAGTTAGATAAGGCTTATGAAAAATATAAAAACGATCCAGATTTTAACGAAGAATTAAAGGCTTTATTTGAAGAGTATACAGGAAGGCCTTCTTTGCTTTATTTTGCAAAAAAAATGACAGAGGATTTAGGTGGAGCCAAAATTTATCTTAAAAGGGAGGATCTAAATCATACAGGTTCTCATAAAATTAACAACGTCTTAGGGCAGGTACTTCTAGCTAAAAAGATGGGTAAAAAGCGAATCATCGCAGAAACTGGCGCTGGTCAACATGGGGTAGCAACAGCCACAGCGGCAGCACTGATGGGACTTCCTTGTGAAGTGTTTATGGGAGAAGAGGATACTATCCGTCAAGCACTTAATGTATTTAGAATGGAGCTCTTAGGTGCTAAAGTGACAGCTGTTAAAACAGGAACCCGTACTTTAAAAGATGCAGTTAATGCAGCTATGCAGGATTGGACGAGAAGCGTAGAAGATACCTTCTATTGTATTGGATCTGTTATGGGGCCTCATCCTTATCCAGAGATGGTAAGAGACTTCCAAAGTGTCATAGGAAAAGAAGTTAAAAAACAGATGCAAGAGCGAGAAGGCAGGCTGCCGGATACACTTATTGCATGCGTAGGGGGCGGTAGCAATGCCATGGGACTCTTCTATGATTTTATAGGAGATAAACAAGTGGAGCTTATAGGCGTAGAAGCTGCTGGAGAAGGGGTAGATACCAAGAATCATGCAGCTACGATTACTAAAGGAGAAGTTGGTGTATTCCATGGTATGAAATCTTACTTTCTTCAGACAGAAGGAGGCAGTATTGCACCTGTATACTCTATATCAGCAGGGCTCGACTATCCGGGGATAGGGCCAGAACATGCCTATTTGCATGATACCAAAAGAGCAAGGTATGTACCTGCTACAGATAAAGAGGCCGTGATGGCATTTGAATATCTATCTAGAATAGAAGGCATTATACCAGCCATTGAGAGCTCTCATGCAGTAGCACATGCGATAAAGATAGCGCCAACGATGTCAAAAGAGCATATTATCGTGATTAACCTATCTGGAAGAGGGGACAAAGATGTAGCGAGTATAGCAAGATATAAGGGGGTTGAGATTAGTGAGTAA
- the trpE gene encoding anthranilate synthase component I, with protein MFYPSLEKAAELSKNYSKVPVSLEIYMDFHTPIAVLSHIREKYDEYFLLESIEGGEKWARYTFLGFNPKELFYVKEGRAFHKKAEGTKELAGNPIDLLKDILKDYTAPKDKNLPPLTGGAVGYFGYETVKYVEDIALSNDDHLKAEDIKLMFFDELIAFDHLKQKITLIANIDGNAKNITKAYEEAKNKLMALYQLINEPARKHTIIFDEEINFASNMTKEAFMENVMKAKAYIENGDIFQVVLSQVFKTKLNCELFDVYRVLRTINPSPYMYFMKFKDIEVAGASPETLVKVQDGTVITQPIAGTRRRGKTDEEDARIEEDLLGDKKERAEHNMLVDLARNDVGKISEFNSVQVSDYMAFKRLSHVIHLTTNVRGKLRQGFDSIDAVRELLPAGTLSGAPKVRAMEIIEELETEKRGVYGGAIGYIGYDGNLDTCIAIRTVVKKDNIAYIQAGAGIVLDSDPESEYKETITKASAVFDAIRKVGEMK; from the coding sequence ATGTTTTATCCAAGTTTAGAAAAGGCAGCAGAACTTTCTAAGAATTATAGTAAAGTACCAGTAAGTTTAGAAATCTACATGGATTTTCATACACCTATAGCAGTACTGAGCCATATTAGAGAAAAGTATGATGAATATTTTTTATTAGAAAGTATAGAGGGCGGCGAAAAATGGGCACGTTATACCTTCTTAGGATTTAATCCCAAAGAATTATTTTATGTAAAAGAAGGAAGGGCATTTCATAAAAAAGCAGAGGGGACAAAGGAGCTTGCCGGTAATCCAATTGATTTATTAAAAGATATTTTAAAAGACTATACGGCACCTAAAGATAAAAATTTACCGCCGCTTACTGGTGGGGCAGTAGGGTATTTTGGCTATGAAACAGTAAAGTATGTAGAAGATATAGCATTAAGCAACGACGATCATTTAAAAGCGGAAGATATAAAACTTATGTTCTTTGATGAACTTATTGCTTTTGATCACCTTAAACAAAAGATTACACTTATAGCCAATATAGATGGTAATGCAAAAAATATAACAAAAGCCTATGAAGAAGCTAAAAATAAACTTATGGCACTTTATCAATTGATTAATGAACCTGCGAGAAAGCATACGATAATTTTTGATGAAGAAATTAACTTTGCAAGCAATATGACAAAAGAAGCATTTATGGAAAATGTTATGAAGGCTAAGGCTTATATTGAAAACGGAGATATTTTTCAAGTTGTGCTCTCTCAAGTTTTCAAGACAAAATTAAACTGCGAGCTTTTCGATGTGTATAGAGTGCTTAGAACGATTAATCCTTCACCGTATATGTATTTTATGAAATTTAAAGATATAGAAGTAGCCGGGGCATCCCCGGAAACCCTTGTTAAAGTACAAGATGGAACAGTTATTACGCAACCTATAGCAGGCACAAGACGCCGTGGCAAAACAGATGAAGAAGATGCAAGAATTGAAGAAGACTTGCTCGGTGATAAAAAAGAACGTGCCGAACACAATATGCTTGTAGATCTTGCGAGAAACGATGTTGGCAAAATAAGTGAGTTTAACAGTGTGCAAGTATCAGATTATATGGCTTTTAAAAGACTATCACATGTTATTCACCTGACAACAAATGTTAGAGGTAAGCTAAGACAAGGTTTTGATAGTATAGATGCGGTAAGAGAACTTTTGCCAGCCGGTACACTCTCAGGAGCACCTAAAGTAAGGGCTATGGAAATTATAGAAGAACTGGAAACTGAAAAAAGAGGGGTATATGGCGGGGCTATCGGCTATATAGGATATGATGGCAATTTAGATACTTGTATCGCTATAAGAACAGTGGTTAAAAAAGATAATATAGCGTATATTCAAGCGGGCGCTGGTATTGTCCTAGACTCAGATCCAGAAAGCGAATACAAAGAAACAATTACAAAAGCTAGTGCGGTATTTGATGCTATTCGGAAGGTAGGGGAAATGAAATGA
- the rsmA gene encoding 16S rRNA (adenine(1518)-N(6)/adenine(1519)-N(6))-dimethyltransferase RsmA — MDKIATAQGTKAILNKYSFIFQKKFGQNFLIDPHVLSKIIHSSAITKDDCVLEIGPGIGSVTEALIEHAGKVISVEIDKHLIPILEEQFKEAPNFKLVHNDILKVDLKKLIEEESPGKRIKVVANLPYYITTPIIMALLENELSIESITVMVQKEVADRLAAGPGSKQYGAITVAVNYYAQPYLVANVPRNCFMPRPNVDSAVLKLTLNKEPVVDVGSTKQLFQIIRAAFSQRRKTLLNTLMANGELNLSKEALKQLLDESGIGASTRGETLSLQDFARLSDYLDKHRV, encoded by the coding sequence ATGGATAAAATAGCAACAGCTCAAGGAACAAAGGCGATACTTAATAAGTATTCTTTTATTTTTCAAAAAAAGTTTGGACAAAACTTTCTCATAGATCCCCATGTACTCAGTAAAATTATTCATTCGTCAGCAATTACAAAAGATGATTGTGTACTAGAAATAGGACCAGGGATAGGGAGTGTTACAGAAGCACTTATAGAGCACGCAGGTAAAGTTATTTCTGTAGAGATAGATAAGCATCTTATTCCTATACTGGAAGAACAGTTTAAAGAGGCACCAAATTTTAAACTTGTGCATAATGATATATTAAAGGTTGATCTTAAAAAACTTATTGAAGAAGAGTCACCAGGTAAAAGGATTAAAGTTGTTGCAAACTTACCTTACTATATTACGACCCCTATTATTATGGCACTTTTAGAAAACGAGCTGTCTATAGAGAGTATTACGGTTATGGTACAAAAAGAAGTAGCTGACAGGCTGGCAGCTGGTCCTGGAAGTAAGCAGTATGGGGCTATTACTGTGGCTGTTAACTACTATGCTCAGCCTTATTTGGTAGCTAATGTGCCTAGAAATTGTTTTATGCCAAGGCCCAATGTAGATTCAGCAGTACTGAAACTAACTTTAAATAAAGAGCCCGTGGTGGATGTTGGCAGTACAAAGCAGTTATTTCAGATTATACGAGCTGCCTTTTCTCAAAGACGCAAGACACTGCTTAATACTTTAATGGCAAATGGAGAATTAAACTTATCTAAAGAAGCACTAAAACAACTGTTAGATGAAAGTGGTATAGGCGCATCCACAAGAGGAGAGACTTTGTCTTTGCAAGACTTTGCGAGATTATCTGATTATTTAGATAAACATAGGGTATAA
- a CDS encoding DUF7922 domain-containing protein, protein MNSLISLEENMPTYGINGKKVNGHVTISTPGIIKCYVQNLNPLEGQQFILYVFSSKENKGVRIGVLASPDKSRETKWRVDEKNVMDSGMMAKDIDAVAVVKEGTSMRETDTILVGFARNKYIISSILQQLLAEYHKQMSEQNGTEVTQPSEDMQIDIPEYVTEVPEPQVDEEIEVPEYVTEVPEPQADVEIEVPDYVTDMPELEMDEEIEVPDYIMDMPELEMDEEIQTLDDMPFMDPMEDMEEPEIDNNNDWNNNYNNTEDNDGMQHHAEMPQTTMERVLREAYINRQDYRDAAHSVYNRQHLNEKKEDQGKEPVREKTLQDETPEEIDYLEEIEKKLKDIQTRLKGSNTLERDIKRFQASEFMSETGYQNERSSSDSDIQIEELAKKLAMLKNSITEMGTHQNSTNKEDTVEIVYKRALKIQPFDYRTDEIEWVRISLSDLNAVSSLPKEWATQPFVAFSYYKYNEIILGKEKHTDKYYVGIPDIYHPERRGLLQPEHKVQKFVCRRDVEPAIGEYGYWLISL, encoded by the coding sequence ATGAATTCATTAATAAGTTTAGAAGAAAATATGCCTACATATGGAATAAATGGTAAAAAGGTTAATGGTCATGTTACGATCTCTACACCTGGGATTATTAAATGCTATGTGCAAAATTTAAATCCGTTAGAAGGACAACAATTTATACTTTATGTATTCTCAAGTAAGGAAAATAAAGGGGTAAGAATAGGTGTTTTGGCATCGCCAGATAAAAGTAGGGAGACAAAGTGGCGCGTAGATGAGAAGAATGTAATGGATAGCGGTATGATGGCAAAGGATATAGATGCAGTTGCAGTTGTTAAAGAAGGAACTAGTATGAGGGAAACAGATACTATTTTAGTTGGATTTGCAAGGAACAAGTATATCATTAGTTCGATTTTACAACAGCTACTGGCAGAATATCATAAACAAATGTCTGAGCAAAATGGTACCGAGGTCACACAACCGTCAGAAGATATGCAAATCGATATTCCAGAGTATGTAACAGAGGTGCCAGAGCCACAAGTAGATGAAGAAATTGAAGTACCAGAGTATGTAACGGAGGTACCGGAGCCACAAGCAGACGTGGAAATTGAAGTACCGGACTATGTAACAGATATGCCGGAACTAGAAATGGATGAGGAAATTGAAGTGCCAGACTATATAATGGATATGCCAGAACTAGAAATGGATGAAGAAATACAAACCCTAGATGATATGCCGTTCATGGACCCGATGGAAGATATGGAAGAGCCGGAAATAGATAATAATAATGATTGGAATAATAACTACAACAATACAGAAGATAATGATGGGATGCAGCATCATGCAGAAATGCCTCAAACCACAATGGAGAGAGTTCTAAGAGAAGCCTATATCAATAGGCAGGATTATAGAGACGCTGCGCATTCGGTATACAATAGACAACATTTAAATGAAAAAAAAGAAGATCAAGGAAAAGAACCTGTAAGAGAAAAAACATTACAAGACGAAACGCCCGAAGAAATCGATTATTTAGAAGAAATAGAAAAGAAGTTAAAAGATATTCAGACAAGGTTAAAAGGATCCAATACCTTAGAGCGAGATATAAAAAGATTCCAAGCCTCAGAGTTTATGAGTGAAACGGGATATCAAAATGAGAGAAGTAGCAGTGATTCAGATATTCAAATAGAAGAGCTTGCCAAAAAACTTGCCATGCTTAAAAATAGTATTACTGAAATGGGTACACATCAAAATAGTACCAACAAAGAAGACACGGTAGAAATAGTCTATAAGAGGGCTTTAAAGATACAACCTTTCGATTATAGAACAGATGAAATCGAGTGGGTAAGAATATCATTATCAGACCTCAATGCTGTTTCTTCATTGCCGAAGGAGTGGGCAACCCAACCTTTTGTTGCATTTTCTTATTATAAGTATAATGAGATTATACTAGGTAAAGAAAAGCATACAGATAAATATTATGTAGGCATACCAGATATTTATCATCCAGAAAGAAGAGGTCTTTTGCAGCCAGAGCACAAGGTTCAAAAATTTGTTTGCCGCAGAGATGTGGAGCCTGCAATAGGTGAGTATGGGTATTGGCTGATAAGTTTATAA